The following are encoded in a window of Scleropages formosus chromosome 7, fSclFor1.1, whole genome shotgun sequence genomic DNA:
- the cog4 gene encoding conserved oligomeric Golgi complex subunit 4, whose product MSESAGKRRSGSMSSSVVCREAIESLTELDDLERVYQQLCNEERQVESELEALVSQQGKIETKMLALQRMGPNLQLIEGDASQLSGMIAFTCSLAENVSSKVRQLDLAKNRLYQAIQRADDILDLKFCTDGVQTALRNEDYEQAAAHIHRYLSLDQSVIELSRQGGESSAVDASLALLQEAEQRLKALVKERLDQAISAGDLAQVERFFKIFPLLGLHDEGLARFAQYLCTQLASKAEENLLLALGGDLGERRAALIFVDTLTLLLEGIARIVETHQPIVETYYGPGHLYTLIRHLQVECDQQAEKIVEKFIQQRDYHNKFQIIQSSMMRSTSTEKIEPRDLDPVLMEVTLMNARAELYLRFLRRRITADFEVGDATAPKSTVQEHQQNLEKLLKHCLLSRNMQELIGYYIPMEEFYMRESVNKAVAMDTYEKGQLTSSMVDDCFYIVKKCISRALSSSSIDCLCAMINHSTSVLESDFREVLYNKLRQGFPATTLQDIQRGVSSAVSLMQSSLQQGKFNTLGIESAEDAKASFLVTLNNVELCSENIITLKKNLENDCAKLFSQGFGSGEQAQGKIDSCLSDLVSTSSKFKDLLQEGLTELNTTAIKPQVKPWISNFLSISHNIEEEEFNEYEANDPWVQQFIMNLEQLMAEFKAGLSPVIYDQLTSLMTSLISLEMEKTVLKCTFSRLGGLQFDKELRSLVAYLTTVTTWTIRDKFARLTQMATILNLERVTEILDYWGPNSGPLTWRLTPAEVRQVLALRIDFRSEDIKRLRL is encoded by the exons ATGTCGGAATCTGCAGGGAAGAGGCGAAGCGGTTCGATGAGCTCATCTGTTGTGTGCCGAGAGGCCATTGAGAGCTTGACGGAGTTGGATGATCTTGAGCGGGTTTATCAACAGCTTTGCAATGAGGAG AGGCAGGTGGAATCGGAGCTGGAGGCGCTCGTCAGTCAGCAGGGCAAAATCGAGACGAAGATGCTGGCACTACAAAGGATGGG GCCCAACCTGCAGCTGATCGAAGGTGATGCTAGTCAACTGTCCGGCATGATCGCCTTTACCTGTAGCCTGGCAGAGAATGTCAGCAGCAAGGTGCGCCAGCTGGATCTGGCCAAG AACCGTCTGTACCAGGCCATACAACGAGCAGATGACATCTTGGACCTCAAGTTCTGCACAGATGGGGTGCAGACGGCATTGCGTAATGAGGACTATGAGCAGGCAGCCGCCCACATTCATCGCTATCTTTCTCTTGATCAGTCTGTCATTGAGCTGAGCCGCCAAGGTGGTGAAA GTAGTGCAGTTGATGCCAGTCTTGCGCTTCTTCAGGAAGCGGAACAGCGCCTAAAGGCTCTGGTTAAGGAGCGTCTAGACCAGGCTATTTCTGCAGGAGACCTGGCCCAAGTGGAGCGATTCTTTAAGATATTCCCTCTTCTGGGCCTCCATGATGAGGGCCTGGCCCGCTTTGCCCAGTACCTCTGCACACAG CTGGCCAGTAAAGCTGAGGAAAACTTACTCCTGGCTTTAGGAGGAGATCTGGGGGAACGCAGAGCAGCACTGATCTTCGTGGATACCCTCACTCTGCTGTTGGAGG GTATTGCACGGATCGTGGAGACCCACCAGCCTATTGTGGAAACCTACTATGGCCCAGGGCATTTGTACACCCTCATTCGCCACTTACAGGTGGAGTGTGACCAACAGGCTGAAAAGATTGTGGAAAAGTTCATCCAGCAGCGAGACTACCACAACAAG TTCCAGATAATTCAGAGCAGTATGATGAGGAGTACGTCAACTGAGAAGATTGAGCCCAG GGACCTGGATCCTGTGTTGATGGAAGTCACGCTTATGAATGCTCGAGCAGAGCTTTATCTGCGTTTCCTGCGCCGCCGTATCACTGCCGATTTCGAAGTGGGGGATGCTACAGCCCCGAAGAGCACTGTGCAAG AGCATCAGCAGAACCTGGAGAAGCTTCTGAAGCACTGTCTGCTGAGCCGCAACATGCAGGAACTCATTGGATACTACATACCTATGGAGGAGTTTTACATGCGGGAATCTGTGAACAAG GCTGTTGCTATGGATACTTATGAGAAGGGTCAGCTGACCTCCAGCATGGTGGATGATTGTTTCTACATTGTGAAGAAATGCATCAGTAGGGCTCTGTCTAGTTCTAGCATTGACTGTCTGTGTGCCATGATCAATCACTCCACGTCGGTGCTGGAATCAGACTTCAG GGAGGTGCTGTACAACAAGCTACGCCAGGGCTTCCCTGCCACCACACTGCAGGACATCCAGCGTGGAGTGAGCAGCGCTGTTAGTCTGATGCAAAGCAGCCTGCAGCAGGGCAAGTTCAACACGCTGGGCATTGAGAGTGCCGAGGATGCCAAAGCGTCCTTCCTG GTGACTCTGAACAACGTGGAGCTGTGCAGTGAAAACATCATCACTCTGAAGAAGAACCTAGAG AATGACTGCGCCAAATTGTTCAGTCAGGGGTTTGGGTCAGGAGAACAAGCCCAGGGCAAGATTGACAGCTGTCTCTCGGATCTTGTGAGCACATCCAGCAAGTTTAAGGACCTGCTGCAG GAGGGCTTGACAGAGCTGAACACCACTGCTATTAAGCCTCAGGTCAAGCCCTGGATCAGTAACTTCCTGTCAATCTCACACAACATTGAGGAG GAGGAGTTTAATGAGTATGAGGCTAATGACCCTTGGGTTCAGCAGTTCATCATGAACCTGGAGCAGCTCATGGCAGAATTTAAG GCTGGCCTCTCCCCAGTCATCTATGACCAGTTGACTAGCCTGATGACCAGCCTGATTTCCCTGGAGATGGAGAAAACAGTGCTCAAATGCACCTTCAGCAGG CTTGGTGGGCTGCAGTTTGACAAGGAGCTTCGTTCCCTAGTGGCCTACCTGACCACCGTGACCACCTGGACCATCCGGGACAAGTTTGCCCGCCTTACCCAGATGGCCACCATCCTCAATCTGGAACGG GTGACGGAAATTCTGGACTACTGGGGCCCCAACTCTGGCCCGCTGACTTGGCGTCTGACCCCTGCAGAGGTGAGACAGGTGCTGGCTCTCCGCATCGACTTCCGCAGTGAAGACATAAAGAGGTTACGGCTGTAG